The following are from one region of the Pseudodesulfovibrio piezophilus C1TLV30 genome:
- a CDS encoding ATP-dependent 6-phosphofructokinase yields the protein MDIKQNTMHFDTEIMSLGHAKIPTPVRYSRFVDESQPQTLIMTSEELTELDHETCIMEFEKAGPREKLYFDPSKTKCAIVTCGGLCPGINDVIRAIVIEAHYNYGIRTVLGIRNGLRGFIPEYGYDVMELTPQSVTNIHHFGGTILGSSRGVQDPVAIVDSLERLNVNILFTIGGDGTMRAAKKIVEEIDRRKRKIAVIGVPKTIDNDINFITRTFGFDTAVEKATEAIQCAHVEATGVDMGIGLVKLMGREAGFIAAQATLALQEVNFLLVPEQPFSLEGENGLLKAMERRLHERRHALIVCAEGAGQDLMADKTERDESGNPKLGDICGLLIERIGRHFSKKHIETTLKFIDPSYIIRSVPANAGDRVYCGFLGQQAVHAAMSGKTGMVVSHLKSSMVHLPLDLVTLKRRSLNTKSDYWNTVMESTGQKSYFFPIDAR from the coding sequence ATGGATATAAAGCAGAATACGATGCATTTTGATACAGAAATAATGTCACTTGGTCATGCCAAAATTCCGACTCCTGTCCGCTATTCGCGGTTCGTCGACGAGTCTCAACCGCAGACTTTGATCATGACTTCAGAGGAACTGACTGAACTTGATCACGAAACATGCATCATGGAATTCGAAAAGGCCGGTCCGAGAGAAAAGCTTTATTTTGACCCATCAAAAACCAAATGCGCCATTGTGACGTGTGGTGGGCTGTGCCCAGGGATTAATGATGTAATCAGGGCGATCGTCATCGAAGCCCATTATAACTATGGGATTCGAACTGTTCTGGGAATTCGTAATGGTTTGCGGGGCTTTATCCCGGAGTATGGCTATGATGTCATGGAGCTGACTCCACAAAGCGTTACCAATATACATCATTTTGGCGGGACAATTCTCGGGTCCTCACGCGGGGTACAAGATCCTGTCGCTATTGTAGACTCATTGGAACGACTCAACGTCAATATCCTCTTTACCATTGGTGGTGACGGGACTATGCGTGCAGCCAAGAAGATCGTGGAGGAGATTGACCGCAGGAAACGGAAAATAGCAGTCATCGGAGTCCCAAAAACAATCGACAATGATATCAATTTCATTACTCGGACATTTGGATTTGATACTGCTGTCGAAAAGGCGACAGAAGCGATTCAGTGTGCCCATGTTGAGGCAACGGGTGTTGATATGGGTATTGGCCTCGTGAAACTCATGGGCCGTGAAGCCGGATTCATTGCCGCCCAGGCAACCTTGGCCTTGCAGGAAGTCAATTTCTTGTTGGTCCCTGAGCAGCCTTTTAGTCTCGAAGGTGAAAACGGTTTACTCAAAGCCATGGAACGGCGACTTCATGAACGAAGACATGCTCTTATCGTTTGTGCGGAAGGGGCAGGGCAGGATCTCATGGCCGACAAAACCGAAAGGGATGAGTCTGGGAATCCGAAACTCGGCGATATTTGCGGGCTGCTCATTGAACGCATTGGCAGACATTTCTCAAAAAAACATATTGAAACGACCCTTAAATTCATTGATCCAAGCTATATAATACGGTCCGTACCAGCAAATGCCGGTGATAGAGTTTACTGCGGGTTCCTCGGGCAACAAGCTGTACATGCGGCCATGAGTGGCAAAACAGGGATGGTCGTCAGTCACCTCAAATCAAGCATGGTCCATTTACCATTGGACCTGGTGACATTGAAGCGGCGGTCGTTAAACACCAAATCCGACTACTGGAATACGGTTATGGAATCGACCGGACAGAAGAGCTATTTTTTTCCTATTGATGCCAGGTAG
- the rfaE1 gene encoding D-glycero-beta-D-manno-heptose-7-phosphate kinase, with protein MTLEKIHCAIESLKGHKVMIIGDLMLDHYMIGGVDRISPEAPVPVVRVESETSLLGGAGNVARNIASLGGEALLVATVGHDEAGDTLEELCNEAQLTTKLIRDPSRPTTKKTRIIASNQQVVRVDQELVRPLQDREFEELFKYLQSIINDFPVIILSDYGKGFICREFIDRFMDMIKECDRRPLVLVDPKTVNYDLYKNVDLLTPNTKEAGEGAGILVADRETVIRAGEALFERLDCKNLLITMGGDGMALFEGTESIRHIPTFARKVFDVTGAGDTVIATIALALSAGMDLLTACTLANYAAGVVVGQVGAATASSSDLNDAVDELPEPDVSIWKE; from the coding sequence ATGACTCTTGAAAAAATTCATTGCGCCATCGAAAGCCTGAAAGGGCACAAAGTCATGATCATTGGCGATCTCATGCTCGACCATTACATGATTGGTGGGGTCGATCGTATTTCTCCGGAAGCTCCTGTCCCTGTTGTGCGTGTGGAAAGTGAAACCTCGTTACTCGGAGGGGCTGGTAATGTCGCTCGAAATATAGCGTCCTTAGGCGGGGAAGCATTGCTCGTGGCGACAGTCGGACATGATGAAGCCGGGGATACGCTTGAAGAACTCTGCAATGAAGCACAATTGACTACAAAGCTCATTCGTGATCCATCAAGGCCAACTACGAAAAAAACAAGAATCATAGCGAGTAACCAGCAAGTTGTCCGCGTTGACCAGGAACTTGTCAGGCCACTACAGGATCGGGAATTCGAAGAACTCTTCAAATATCTGCAATCCATCATCAACGACTTTCCTGTCATTATTTTATCGGACTATGGGAAAGGCTTCATTTGTCGCGAGTTCATTGATCGGTTCATGGATATGATCAAGGAATGTGATCGGCGGCCTCTGGTTCTGGTAGATCCAAAAACCGTGAATTACGACCTCTACAAAAACGTTGATCTGCTGACACCCAACACCAAGGAAGCTGGTGAGGGTGCGGGCATTCTCGTGGCTGATCGTGAAACGGTCATTCGTGCTGGTGAGGCTCTTTTTGAAAGACTTGATTGCAAAAATCTGCTCATCACCATGGGCGGAGATGGAATGGCTTTGTTTGAAGGAACAGAATCTATTCGTCATATCCCGACCTTTGCACGAAAGGTTTTTGACGTGACAGGAGCAGGGGATACAGTGATAGCGACGATAGCTTTGGCTCTTTCCGCCGGTATGGATCTTTTGACAGCCTGTACTTTGGCAAATTACGCTGCCGGAGTGGTGGTCGGTCAGGTCGGGGCTGCGACAGCATCCTCATCTGATTTGAATGATGCCGTGGATGAACTGCCGGAACCAGATGTCTCGATCTGGAAAGAATGA
- a CDS encoding helix-turn-helix domain-containing protein, whose amino-acid sequence MSKVDQCKTAYEIMDRKDISTPPTLLTVREVAELLRVHQRTAYRLITGGSIRAIKIGSQWRVPEQALLDFINSGWQDAVSRDTGKSGPQQYKLPLE is encoded by the coding sequence ATGTCAAAGGTTGATCAATGTAAGACTGCTTATGAAATTATGGACAGAAAAGATATTTCTACGCCCCCCACGTTATTAACCGTGCGCGAAGTGGCTGAACTGCTGCGGGTCCACCAAAGGACTGCGTACAGGCTCATCACTGGCGGGAGTATTAGGGCCATAAAGATCGGCAGCCAATGGCGCGTTCCAGAACAAGCGTTATTGGACTTCATAAATTCAGGTTGGCAGGATGCTGTTTCTCGGGACACGGGAAAATCAGGTCCACAACAATATAAACTTCCTTTGGAATAA
- a CDS encoding MarR family winged helix-turn-helix transcriptional regulator, producing MRLVYNVHPGYLSILRQLWLTDNITQKELPEQILVEQATLSNTLKRMERGGLIFRTLKPDDKRQHLIRLTSTGQTLQIKVENALSDLMKTANKGLSINDRSYFERIMQQIITHLEHDQTELVMILCDVIEEDPVPPHPFPHPLFSFMVLTNP from the coding sequence ATGCGTCTGGTGTACAATGTCCACCCAGGCTATCTCTCGATACTGAGGCAACTCTGGCTGACCGACAACATCACTCAAAAAGAATTGCCTGAGCAGATTTTGGTGGAACAGGCAACCCTTTCCAATACCCTGAAAAGAATGGAAAGAGGTGGCTTGATCTTTCGGACTTTGAAGCCCGATGATAAACGGCAACACCTTATCAGGCTGACATCAACCGGACAAACCCTGCAAATCAAGGTTGAAAACGCCCTCTCTGATTTAATGAAAACCGCCAATAAGGGGCTTTCGATCAATGACCGAAGCTATTTCGAAAGAATCATGCAGCAAATAATCACCCATTTGGAGCACGACCAGACCGAACTCGTTATGATTCTCTGCGATGTAATTGAAGAAGACCCTGTTCCCCCTCATCCCTTTCCACACCCTCTCTTCTCTTTCATGGTCTTGACAAATCCCTGA